GACACACGATCATGTGTCCACCGCCACTGACCTGGCCAGGCTGACACACGATCATGTGTCCACCACCACTGACCTGGCCAGGCTGACACACGATCATGTGTCCACCGCCACTGACCTGGCCAGGCTGACACACGATCATGTGTCCACCACCACTGACCTGGCCAGGCTGACACACGATCATGTGTCCACCGCCACTGACCTGGCCAGGCTGACACACGATCATGTGTCCACCACCACTGACCTGGCCAGGCTGACACACGATCATGTGTCCACCGCCACTGACCTGGCCAGGCTGACACACGATCATGTGTCCACCACCACTGACCTGGCCAGGCTGACACACGATCATGTGTCCACCGCCACTGACCTGGCCAGGCTGACACACGATCATGTGTCCACCGCCACTGACCTGGCCAGGCTGACACACGATCATGTGTCCACCACCACTGACCTGGCCAGGCTGACACACGATCATGTGTCCACCGCCACTGACCTGGCCAGGCTGACACACGATCATGTGTCCACCACCACTGACCTGGCCAGGCTGACACACGATCATGTGTCCACCGCCACTGACCTGGCCAGGCTGACACACGATCATGTGTCCACCACCACAGACCTGGCCAGGCTGACACACGATCATGTGTCCACCGCCATAGACCTGGCCAGGCTGACACACGATCATGTGTCCACCGCCACTGACCTGGCCAGGCTGACACACGATCATGTGTCCACCACCACTGACCTGGCCAGGCTGACACACGATCATGTGTCCACCGCCACTGACCTGGCCAGGCTGACACACGATCATGTGTCCACCACCACTGACCTGGCCAGGCTGACACACGATCATGTGTCCACCGCCACTGACCTGGCCAGGCTGACACACGATCATGTGTCCACCGCCATAGACCTGGCCAGGCTGACACACGATCATGTGTCCACCGCCACTGACCTGGCCAGGCTGACACacggaataagagcatcctttcacttgcACACATACTCACAATCAACAGCGGGGTTgcattctgtgcagagtgagaatCTTCTCCCCTTTTTCTGAATTGATGAAAGTCTGACATTAATTGGGTGAAGTCGACTTCCGGAAGCTATAGTACGAATCGTTGGAGCtgattttttgataaataaaacaagacttcgtgaagtcaaTTTCTGGCTGAATGAAGGACTGCCTTCATCAGATTGATATGGGTGCGAGTTGCAAAATCAATTCAACAACGATTcctactctgcacagaaagcagccaggatgtagATTGTTGTTATGTGTCCTAGTTACATGACAATGTCATCCCCTGCAAAAGCCTGGGTCAATCTGTGATGCTGAACATGAGAAGGAATATACCTTTAAAGCAAAGCTATGGTTACGAGTATATAAACCCTGATATTcattggacgaagtcgacttccAAGCATGCTGAACAAAAGCTTTGGCATTGAATTTTCGGTAtcaagactttgcgaagtcaacATCGGGCTAAGGGAGACCCTCAAGTCtgtcattaattgggcgaagggAGACCCTCAAGTCtgtcattaattgggcgaagggAGACCCTCAAGTCtgtcattaattgggcgaagggAGACCCTCAAGTCtgtcattaattgggcgaagggAGACCCTCAAATCTGTCATTAATCGGGCTAAGGGAGACCCTCAAGTCAACATCGGGCTAAGGGAGACCCTCAAGTCAACATCGGGCTAAGGGAGACCCTCAAATCTGTCATTAATTGGGCTAAGGGAGACCCTCAAATCTGTCATTAATTGGGCTAAGGGAGACCCTCAAATCtgtcattaattgggcgaaggtGACTTCACAAAATCAAATTCACGAAGCTGGCTGGACAAAGCTTTTTTTGCATTGAAATTTGGGTAAAATGTACTTACTCATTTCACTGACTTTTTAGTATAATGGTGACAAATTGTCAGAGGGCGTGAGGGCTCAACGTCTTTGTGACATGACCCATCTCCATCAATGATCATTCTCACATCTTACATTTTGATCACTCTGATCTTAAACATGCAACTTCCCACAGCAATACCAGTGATGCTTGAAGTGCCCGCAAGGAAAGACAATCAACATAGATATATTGAGAATACAACATATAGTATAAAGCAAGGTGAGCAAAACACTTGCATACTGTAGTGTCTTTCTTTATTATAAAGTATTGTCTTTACTTAACAGCTTGAATACTGTCATTATGTTGAATTGCACGGTTTGTGCATATTTACAGCGATTGTATGAAAAGGGTTTGAGTCTTTTCAATTCACTCCACCTGCATGTACACTGAACAAATACTATTCACACATTCAATACTGGCAAAGATCAATTCTTTCCAACATGAAAAACAGAAGTGgaacacagcacacacaaaatcctgACAAGGTTTAGCAGTAAACAGTGTATCTGAGTACTGTCTTCAGTTATCAAAATTATGCATACCGTTTCTCATACAATAAACtacaaaatgaaaaataaaacccCAACAAAACTGTTCTTACAGACTGCAAAACAAACAATGGCTCAGTGCAACATCAATTGAAAGGTTGTTTAGGAAAACACTTCCTGCCAACAGCATTTTacttatctttctttctttctttatttggtgtttaacgtcgttttcaaccgttcaacgttcaaagaaaggggggagatgggatagagccacttgttaattgtttcttgttcacaaaagcactaataacaaaattgctccaggggcttgcaacgtagtacaatatatgaccttactggacatactgcttgactaaaatctttacaaacattgactatattctatacaagaaacacttaacaagggtaaaaggagaaacagaatccgttagtcgcctcttacgacatgctggggagcatcgggtaaattcttccccctaagcCGCGGGGGGTATCTTACTTATGCTAAAGTGCATTGTACTAAAACTCAGACAGATAACCAAAGTGAACTCTATCTCATCTtttcttcccattcatttccgACAAACTGAGTTAAAGGACCCATTATTTCCATTGAAGTGCTCATCAACAAAGAACCAAATAATTTGAGGGTAACCAAATCCAAAATTACATGTAAATCTAGTTTTAAATCAAGGGTTTAATTTCTCACATTACAAAACGATGAACTGATAAGGGACAATGGTTTGGAAATAATAACACAGCAAAAACTCAGACGAAAATTCATTCTGGCGATGTTATGCCCAATCTCTTCATGGCTGCCTTTTCATAAAAAAGACAATACAAAATTCTACCAATAACTGAAACCAGACCAATACAAAATTCAATCTACTTTGCAAAACTAGACCTTCGATTTAAGATACCATATTGGACAACATGGTATTATGTCCAGTTCCCTCATAtaatgaattgaattgaattgaatatgAAATAGATTTAAGTTCAGCAATCTGCTTCAAAAATAGATACAATAAAGTATCAATCTGAACTTAAACttcacattttttctgcagaaaaTCTTTCACGatgccaatttattttttttaattgcaaAAACTTTGACCGAACAATGGGAACCCTATTGTTACCGTTCCTTGACATGCACTATACCTCATGTTACTATACTACATTCTATCATCCCACTAGCAACAGGTTTTGGGGGAAAAAGTGTACATTTTAAAAGTACAGTTAAGTGGCCTTATAATCTGTAATCAATTGTAAGGTCATGGGTTGGGTTCTATTGCTCAAATTGGCAAGCATGATTATACaacagtacctgcgatgtgtggactTTCCAATTAGAGGACACCTCCGATTAAAAGGACACCTCTTGTCCCTTTTTAttttatctctaccaaagtatacctgtcatgaaaggccacctgcaatgtagggacactttgggctggtcccaaggtgtcctttcatcgcaggtaccgctGTACCTTAAAGAAAGTTTACTTCAGTGGTaatcaaataaataaatcaaataacaagaagagcaaacgctcgatcgagtcactttcgcagttctgaatattatatgaggcatcagatggacaggaagaaattgctattcacaacacaatgagtcacgttcacataaaatttgagcccggtcacttttatagtttccgagaaaagcccaacgttaagttgtgtgttgccgaacagaaaaggctagttatctcccttgtttttctgataacgttcgtaaaaggctacagatgtaaatactttgatgtaaagaataatcctacaaagtttcaatcacatccgatgaactttgtcaaagatataaaatgtctaatttttcctttgacgctgacctgtgaccttgaaaaaggtcaaaggtcaacgaaaccatcgttaaagtgtagaggtcattggaggtcacgactaaacaaaatatgagcccgatcgctttgatagtttccgagaaaagtccaacgttaaggtggtgtctacggacggccggccggaccgccggacggccggccggacagactaacactgaccgattacatagagtcactttttctcaagtgactcaaaaatgttcaaaaaatccacacacacacacaaaaaaaggttttttttctttttacatattTCCATACATTCTtccaatacagtggtacctgcgatgaaagggcGCCCTTGGGACCAtgcagccaaaagtgtccccacattacaggtggcctgtcatgacaggtacacTTTGGTCACAATGACAGGGACAACAgaaggttctttctttctttatttggtgtttaacgtcgttttcaaccacgaaggttatatcgcgacggggaaagatgggatagagccacttgttaattgtttcttgttcacaaaagcactgatcaaaaatttgctccaggggcttgcaacgtagtacaacaaCAGAAAGTGTCCTTTATTGGGGAGAGTCTGTCAATAGAGGGGCCTTACATCGCaggtacagtgcaacccccctgttaaaggcacagtgcagctcacagccttcgttttgcgtttttgttgcagctgagtgcatttacagttcaaaaatcctcctatggtagtaaaacaaacccaaaactacccaacgacgacatctgtgaagctcgacagtttcttgttcacgcgagtgcataaatcaacctagttattacgttggtgtttggtcggagttcgattcaacttgagtgattccggcctccattttgttttacacaaactcatgatgacgtctgacatagtttgcttagtgacgtgtctttttgtgcatgatgtggtgatctacctgatctaaatttagatccaaaaataggtcaagaccagccgggtccgagtacgaaattaattcgtaaaaaaatcgcagttcttgactctttgggtgcaagtcaatgaaacttggtagttcttctaacggatagctgcctgaggtatgactaaaagccccaggggctccgtgcacctggatttgacaagttcagtacctttaagaccTCTGAAAAtcttagaaaggagggagtcttaaaatgggggtaaattcacagaggtaATGAAtagaaaatgaaagaaaagagGATTTTAAAAGGGAGGCGCCACTGTAGCACAATTCCTGACAACGTTTCTTTCCACAAGACATTTCTTACATGAACTCTCTTGCACAGAAATCCACAAACCAAACACAACTCTAAAGTCAGATCACACTGACATACATTTTTCACAAAGTATTTGCAAAGGCACTATATATCATCAAAAGAACTGTACAGGAAGAGTAAATGTCCAGCCATCagaaaaatgaacagaaaagaggatgctacacacaaaaacacaacaaacaacaacaaacaacaagaagcTTACACATACAAAAAAATGCCTTTTACGGGGAGGAACATAAAGGATAGCATACATAGCAACAAAACATTTGACTTTATTTCTACCGCTTGTCCCCACGTGTATACTACTCTAGATGCACAAGTAGATCAATACTTATTGCACAGGTATCAGGAAAATTCAACATAAAAGAATCAAGAGTTGATATAACGATTTGATTTTGTGCTCTTGCCTTTTTAGACCAAAGCTTTTCTCATACCGCCGGGGTTTCTTCACAGGACATCACTGAGAGAACAgcattaacactttctaccccacctatgttgactttttttttttagcagagACCAGCTGTGCTAAGAATTGCAGTAACTGTGTAGGAACTGTGTATCGAcatgctggaatgcaggcgttagatggactttacaggaagcgactgaagctaacagtctgagcggatatatccgtacctggtcagatagagccatatcagtgggtacggatatatccgtacctgggagacaatgagttaagactGTATTTAGAGACAAAAAtacatgtaaaacaaaaagtttCTTCTAAATAATTTAACAACGAAGGGAAGTAACGATTTATAACaacgaagggaagtaagcgctctgaaTACTGTATTGACAGTAAATGAGAGCTATCTGCAATCAGTCACTGGCAATATTTTGTATAGACAGCaagattacttccctttgttattAGGTTTTATTATAAGCGCTCTGTCTGGCTCAGCTGATTATGATTTCCTTCAGAAACTCCATCTGTTGGCACAGAATTTGTACACACATTTGTTAGACTACAATCaacatggtgtttttttctctctagcTACAACAAACACCAATCATTTGGCACTGTGTATATCTGAATAGCCCGGAAATCAGCCTGTCTCAGTTTACTAGTACAAAAACTGACACAACCACTTCTATTTCGTCCAACAGTTTAACTCTGACAAAAAAAAATACCCAAAAATTTGTTTACACTTTGTCAGAAGTGTGCATGTGTTTACGCATGGAGgggacatattttttttaaacaaaacataaaagactacccacacacacaaaaagaacacaCGCGTAATactgctggggggggggggggggggggggaggaggatggGGAAGCAAGCTGCATGGTTGCTCCATTTCAACTAACAACTacatcttttctttctttatttggtgtttaacgtcgttttcaaccgttcaaggttatatcgcgacggagggaaggggggtgatgggatagagccacttgtcaattgtttcttgttcacaaaagcactaatcaaaaatttgctccaggggcttgcaacgtagtacaatatattaccttactggaagaatgcaagtttccagtacaaaggacttaacatttcttacatactgcttgactaaaatctttacaaacattgactatattctatacaagaaacacttaacaagggtaaaaggagaaacagaatccgttagtcgcctcttacgacatgctggggagcatcgggtaaattctttctcgtcccaaccaatatgggactccccctaacccgcggggggctaaGAACTACATGTATAACCTTGTGCGTCTCAGAGCTATCACTGTGATAAAAACAGCTAGGATACCAACAGTTCTTAGCGCTTGTGGGCGCTAAAAATGCTGCAAATTCTCTTGAAGGAGACCGAGTTCAAATTTAACAAATATATTCCTTCACGTGTGAACAACATCACAGATGTGTCCAGGTTTCCACATCTCAtccttccatttggacacataccaaaaatcagcagcctggctgctttctgtgtggAGTAGGACATttgttaatgaattaattttgtgacttcttcttcttcttcttctgcgttcgtgggctgaaactcccacgtacactcgtgttttttgcacgagtggaattttacgtgtatgaccgttttataccccgccatttaggcagccatacgccgctttcggaggaagcatgctgggtattttcgtgtttctatgacccaccgaactctgacatggattacaggatctttttcgtgcgcacttggtcttgtgcttgcgtgtacacgggggtgttcggacaccgaggaaagtctgcacacaaagttgactctgagaaataaatctctcgccgaacgtggggacgaactcacgctgacagcggccaactggatacaaatccagcgcgctaccgactgagcaaCATCCCCGCCCATTTTGTGACTGACACCGACGCCAAGACTGCAAAATGAATTCAGCAAAATATTCCCATTCTTCATAGGAAGCAGCCAGactgtggattttttttatatgtatTCAAGTGGAAGcctgtatgtaaaagcctgaacagcACTGCAATGGTTTACAAGATGATTTACAGGGGATATAATgtaaaaaaagaggaaaaaaacctCTGCACTTTGTAGTTCCAAAATTACCGGAAATAACAGCGTCGTGCAAATTAATGACATCTGCTTCAAAACTGATCTGTAACCCAAAACACccattacttgcatagtattttttttacaatctcGAGTGAATGCACGCATCATTCTGTTATTACATAAACCCGCAGCTTCGGCAAAATACTTTGTACCCTACTTTGCTGCGCAAGTTTTCACATGCAAAGCTACACTGTAGTTGTTCTTTTTGAtagaagagtgctttttgattcaaAATGGACATAGAAATCACACTCGAAAGAGTAGAGTGCATTCCCTTGGACTTCGCAAAGCTATGCTGAAAGTAGTTCAATTAAGGGACGAATTCTCGTTCCGGAAGCTTCGCGCAGTGAGCtatgcgaagtcgacttcgtccaattaCGGACAGGCTTAAAAGTGTGTGTATGCAAGGGTCAACTTAGTTACAGCTGTATTTCCATGCTTGTCAAATAATATttcttaaaaacacacacacaaaaactaacaaaataaaaaaggtGAAACAAATTAGCAATGTTATGAGAATATAAAACCTTTTAGTGTATCACAGAAATAAC
The sequence above is a segment of the Littorina saxatilis isolate snail1 linkage group LG3, US_GU_Lsax_2.0, whole genome shotgun sequence genome. Coding sequences within it:
- the LOC138961295 gene encoding oviduct-specific glycoprotein-like, encoding MCPPPLTWLTHDHVSTATDLARLTHDHVSTTTDLARLTHDHVSTATDLARLTHDHVSTATDLARLTHDHVSTTTDLARLTHDHVSTATDLARLTHDHVSTTTDLARLTHDHVSTATDLARLTHDHVSTTTDLARLTHDHVSTAIDLARLTHDHVSTATDLARLTHDHVSTTTDLARLTHDHVSTATDLARLTHDHVSTTTDLARLTHDHVSTATDLARLTHDHVSTAIDLARLTHDHVSTATDLARLTHGIRASFHLHTYSQSTAGLHSVQSENLLPFF